In a genomic window of Pedobacter sp. KBS0701:
- a CDS encoding cysteine peptidase family C39 domain-containing protein: MIAKHHGKSFSLQKLREISGISRDGVSLLGISEAAEKIGFRTLGASFSLKQLSEIDLPVILHWNQNHFVVLYKISSGSGVFSDKNTGRSTYHIADPARGMISYSEKEFKKHWLSTVVQAEDVGVALTLETTPNFHSQISDTENGLSLTYILGYLRNYKQLILQLFLALGIGSMLQSILPFLTQSIVDTGINTRNLNFVFIILIAQTMLLIGRMSVEFIRSWILLHISTRINISILTDFIIKLLNLPMGFFDSK, translated from the coding sequence ATGATAGCAAAACATCATGGCAAAAGCTTCAGTTTACAGAAACTCCGTGAAATTTCAGGTATCAGCCGAGACGGCGTTTCACTTTTAGGTATAAGTGAAGCTGCCGAAAAGATTGGTTTTAGGACATTAGGCGCATCTTTCTCTCTTAAACAGCTGTCGGAAATTGATTTGCCAGTTATTTTGCACTGGAATCAAAATCATTTTGTGGTACTTTACAAAATAAGCTCCGGGAGTGGAGTTTTTTCTGATAAAAATACTGGGAGATCGACATATCATATTGCAGACCCAGCAAGGGGTATGATCAGCTATAGCGAAAAGGAATTTAAAAAACATTGGCTGAGTACGGTTGTACAGGCAGAAGATGTAGGTGTAGCTTTAACTCTTGAAACTACGCCTAACTTTCATTCGCAGATATCAGATACCGAAAATGGTTTAAGCTTAACCTATATTTTGGGTTATCTGCGCAATTATAAACAACTGATACTACAACTGTTTCTTGCATTGGGGATTGGTAGTATGTTACAGAGTATTCTCCCATTTTTGACACAGAGTATTGTGGATACGGGCATCAATACGCGCAACTTGAATTTTGTATTTATTATCCTTATTGCCCAGACAATGCTGCTTATCGGCCGGATGAGTGTAGAATTTATTCGAAGCTGGATACTTTTGCACATCAGTACAAGAATTAACATATCGATACTCACTGACTTTATAATTAAGCTTCTAAATCTACCAATGGGGTTTTTCGATTCTAAATGA
- a CDS encoding class I SAM-dependent methyltransferase, which yields MKSEHIRETFGNIDIYLFDQLLKGTYDGCETVLDAGCGTGRNLLYFLRSGAQVYGVDQNPEAIVQLKNLASAFPHINPEENFSIGPVEHLPFENESFDLVISSAVLHFAENQEHFEAMLSSMWRVLKPGGYFFCRLASEIGIESLVRFIGNGRYILPDGSERFLVNQEMLVRLTKKLGGQLHEPIKTTNVQNMRAMTTWCVRK from the coding sequence ATGAAAAGCGAGCATATACGGGAAACCTTCGGAAACATTGATATTTATTTATTCGACCAGCTATTAAAAGGCACTTATGATGGGTGCGAAACAGTTTTGGATGCTGGATGTGGTACGGGAAGAAACCTGCTTTACTTTTTAAGAAGTGGTGCACAGGTTTATGGGGTAGATCAAAATCCTGAAGCTATAGTACAGCTTAAAAATCTGGCCAGTGCCTTTCCCCATATCAATCCGGAAGAAAATTTCAGTATAGGGCCTGTAGAACACTTACCATTTGAAAATGAAAGTTTTGATCTGGTCATCAGTTCTGCTGTACTCCATTTTGCAGAAAACCAGGAACATTTTGAAGCGATGTTAAGCTCCATGTGGCGCGTACTTAAACCCGGTGGATATTTCTTCTGTCGACTGGCCTCAGAAATCGGTATTGAATCACTAGTCCGTTTTATCGGAAATGGCAGGTATATTCTTCCGGACGGATCAGAACGATTCTTGGTTAACCAGGAAATGCTGGTCAGGCTCACCAAAAAACTTGGGGGACAACTTCACGAGCCCATCAAGACGACCAATGTACAGAACATGAGGGCCATGACCACCTGGTGTGTGCGGAAATAA
- a CDS encoding TlpA family protein disulfide reductase, with protein sequence MKVSPSMLFFFLLFIACKKKSDNDAIISGKRLSQGIKRVYLTTAAEWSVFLDSAECINGNFELKYKPSSKFEPFLASICYLDSANRITQLYVRNEFLIKKTGKNSANGAFMLDYGTSEVSYVERKNGSDLVDMTGGKENGLFKQYEWQNFGYVGSERDLIRYTNNRKLVKQNSDSYYFLYKISENREKYSRVQLEEIFRDFDEALQESVSGSYLKEYIKNMPEPNEVPADLSAYSNSKSIKVGINKTANLNMLVFWASWCGPCRMEIPELKKIRKLINNKDFFLASISIDKNPLFWERALTEENMSWPQFIIPERDLNKVMARFRFSSIPLIVFTDKSGREIKRFSGYKANQTTEYISFIKDHLLSE encoded by the coding sequence ATGAAAGTATCTCCATCAATGCTATTTTTTTTCCTTCTTTTCATAGCATGCAAGAAAAAATCGGACAACGACGCCATAATTAGTGGAAAAAGGCTGAGTCAAGGTATTAAAAGGGTTTATCTTACCACGGCAGCTGAATGGTCAGTTTTTTTGGATTCCGCAGAATGCATAAACGGCAATTTTGAACTAAAATATAAGCCTTCGTCGAAATTCGAGCCTTTTCTAGCAAGCATCTGTTATCTTGATTCTGCTAATAGAATTACACAGCTTTACGTCAGAAATGAGTTCTTGATAAAAAAAACTGGAAAAAATTCTGCGAACGGGGCATTCATGTTAGATTATGGAACTTCCGAAGTCTCATATGTTGAACGCAAAAACGGATCAGATCTTGTGGACATGACAGGGGGTAAAGAAAATGGGCTGTTTAAGCAGTATGAGTGGCAGAACTTTGGTTATGTTGGTTCAGAAAGAGATTTAATCAGATACACAAACAACAGAAAGCTTGTTAAACAAAACTCCGATTCTTACTATTTTCTTTATAAAATCTCTGAGAATAGGGAAAAGTACAGCAGAGTTCAGTTGGAGGAGATTTTTAGAGATTTCGATGAAGCTTTGCAGGAATCAGTTAGTGGCTCATATTTAAAGGAATATATAAAAAATATGCCCGAGCCTAACGAGGTGCCTGCTGATCTCTCAGCTTATTCTAACAGTAAAAGCATTAAGGTCGGAATAAACAAAACAGCTAACCTAAATATGCTGGTTTTCTGGGCCAGCTGGTGTGGTCCCTGTAGAATGGAAATCCCAGAATTAAAAAAAATCAGAAAGCTCATAAACAACAAGGATTTTTTTTTGGCCAGTATATCGATAGACAAAAACCCACTATTCTGGGAGAGAGCTTTGACGGAAGAAAACATGAGCTGGCCACAGTTTATAATCCCAGAAAGAGACTTAAATAAAGTGATGGCAAGATTCAGGTTTTCATCTATTCCTCTGATAGTTTTTACTGATAAAAGCGGTCGGGAAATTAAACGGTTTAGTGGCTACAAAGCCAATCAAACGACAGAATATATCAGTTTCATTAAAGACCATTTATTGTCAGAATAA
- a CDS encoding cysteine peptidase family C39 domain-containing protein produces MKFLDNRQSNSETVLSSLLKRLKVNVTPSTSKECLNKHPNFPSLLAISDCLNEWGINNEAYQVDKTSYAADILPIPFIAHLPVNKGRFILISKIENGYIHYTDEKNKHSRFEEQEFLKLWDGVILSAEVQTESGENKYKQVLLQNTLRRLLFPVATIVFFILLGSIMSSQELNWLHLLLIFIKLGGVAVSVLLLIHSINANNPLVQNLCGLAGKNDCNTILKSKASKITDWLSWSEVGFFYFAGTLLLIITVSSSLVILAWLNLLALPYTVYSFSYQFRNRNWCTLCCMVQILLITEALCFAISPIKYFDFSIEDLMLTNVFLCFALPIIIWAFLKPFFLQAAQVLPLKQQLKKFKFNSDLFKQALKNQPRYAVDNDLMPIVLGNPDAETIITMVSNPYCGPCGNAHQTLSEWMKTRKDLQFKFLFTTADDDDDARTQVARHATALSQLRDKSIVENALEDWYHPSTKYEDWILKYPVDLNKTVEDATARQKKWCELAEIEFTPTILINGFKLPDPYRLEDIKYLID; encoded by the coding sequence ATGAAATTCTTAGACAATAGACAGTCTAATTCGGAAACAGTCCTAAGCTCGCTTTTAAAAAGGCTTAAAGTTAATGTTACCCCTTCAACCAGTAAAGAATGTCTTAATAAACACCCCAACTTTCCAAGCCTTCTTGCAATATCAGACTGTCTAAATGAGTGGGGCATCAATAATGAAGCTTACCAAGTTGATAAAACCAGCTATGCTGCAGATATATTACCTATTCCGTTTATTGCGCATTTACCAGTAAATAAGGGAAGATTTATATTAATCAGTAAGATAGAAAATGGGTACATTCATTATACTGATGAAAAAAATAAACACAGTCGCTTTGAGGAACAAGAGTTTCTGAAATTATGGGACGGAGTTATTCTCAGCGCAGAAGTGCAAACCGAAAGCGGGGAAAACAAGTATAAACAGGTTTTACTACAAAATACGCTAAGAAGATTGCTGTTCCCTGTGGCAACAATTGTATTTTTTATTTTATTGGGATCAATTATGTCTTCCCAAGAGCTAAACTGGTTACACCTTTTATTGATCTTCATTAAATTAGGCGGGGTTGCAGTAAGCGTTTTGCTTTTGATCCACAGTATTAACGCGAACAATCCTCTGGTTCAGAATCTTTGCGGACTTGCGGGAAAAAATGATTGTAATACCATCCTAAAAAGTAAAGCTTCGAAAATCACGGATTGGTTATCTTGGAGTGAAGTAGGATTCTTTTATTTCGCTGGGACTTTACTGTTAATAATTACGGTTTCCTCATCATTGGTCATACTTGCCTGGTTGAATCTATTGGCGCTGCCTTATACCGTGTATTCCTTTAGCTATCAATTTAGAAATAGAAACTGGTGTACATTATGTTGCATGGTCCAAATTCTGTTGATAACAGAGGCTCTCTGTTTTGCAATTTCTCCTATAAAATATTTTGACTTTTCCATAGAGGATTTGATGCTCACAAATGTATTTCTCTGTTTTGCATTACCTATAATTATATGGGCTTTCTTGAAACCATTTTTCTTACAGGCAGCTCAGGTGCTCCCTTTAAAACAGCAGCTAAAAAAGTTTAAATTTAATAGTGACCTGTTTAAACAGGCGCTAAAGAATCAACCACGATATGCGGTAGATAATGACTTGATGCCAATAGTTTTAGGTAACCCAGATGCTGAAACAATTATCACAATGGTCAGTAACCCCTATTGTGGCCCGTGCGGTAATGCTCACCAGACTTTGAGTGAATGGATGAAAACTAGAAAGGATCTTCAATTTAAGTTCTTATTTACTACTGCAGACGACGATGATGATGCTAGAACTCAGGTTGCGAGGCATGCTACTGCCCTTAGTCAGCTAAGAGACAAGTCAATCGTAGAAAATGCTCTTGAAGATTGGTATCATCCTAGCACGAAATACGAAGACTGGATATTGAAGTATCCGGTAGATTTAAATAAAACAGTTGAAGATGCCACTGCAAGACAAAAGAAATGGTGTGAACTTGCTGAAATAGAATTTACTCCGACAATTCTGATAAATGGCTTCAAATTACCTGATCCGTATCGACTAGAGGATATCAAATATCTGATAGACTAA
- a CDS encoding peptidase domain-containing ABC transporter, which produces MTGDIMQRMSDQGRIQNFLTGSTLSILFSMFNLIVFSFILTWYDTSLFYIFAISSVIYSVWIILFLNKRRALDVKRFDISSKNQSAVMQLIGGIQEIKLNNCEQQKRWEWEGIQASLFRFSVKSLSLSQIEQTGAFFINESKNIVITFIVAKSVIEGQLTLGGMMAIQYIVGQLNSPIEQMLGFLQQLQDAKLSLERLNEIHKLDDEEPSGKVFQRELPSDKTLMLKELSFTYPGAGNEPVLLNVNLRIPEGKTTAIVGMSGSGKTTILKLLLRFYEPQRGELRVGQMNLDQIGFRFWRGQCGSVMQDGFIFSDSITRNIAVGDEHPNIRKLKHAIKMANIEDFIDSLPLGLNTKIGQEGNGISQGQKQRILIARAVYKDPEYIFFDEATNSLDANNEKAIMENLEKFFQGRTVVVVAHRLSTVKNADNIVVLDKGKIIEEGTHEILTQKKGSYYNLVKNQLELGNS; this is translated from the coding sequence ATGACGGGAGACATTATGCAACGGATGAGCGATCAGGGAAGGATTCAAAACTTTTTAACCGGTTCGACTCTAAGTATTCTATTTTCGATGTTCAATCTAATAGTTTTTTCCTTTATTTTAACATGGTATGATACCAGTCTGTTTTATATTTTTGCAATAAGCAGCGTTATTTATTCAGTCTGGATTATTCTATTTCTGAATAAGCGCCGCGCCCTAGATGTTAAACGTTTCGACATATCCTCCAAAAATCAAAGCGCAGTCATGCAATTGATCGGTGGTATACAGGAAATTAAATTAAACAATTGCGAGCAGCAAAAGCGTTGGGAATGGGAAGGCATTCAGGCGAGCTTATTTCGTTTTAGCGTCAAAAGCCTGTCATTGTCGCAAATTGAGCAAACCGGTGCATTCTTTATCAATGAAAGTAAAAATATCGTTATTACGTTTATTGTTGCGAAATCGGTTATCGAAGGACAGTTGACACTAGGGGGGATGATGGCAATTCAGTATATAGTAGGTCAGCTTAACAGCCCTATAGAACAGATGTTAGGTTTTCTGCAGCAGCTTCAAGACGCAAAATTAAGTCTTGAGAGATTAAATGAGATACATAAGCTAGATGATGAGGAACCTTCGGGAAAAGTATTTCAAAGAGAGCTTCCATCAGATAAAACCCTCATGCTGAAAGAACTATCATTTACTTATCCTGGGGCCGGTAATGAGCCGGTGCTGTTAAATGTCAACTTGAGAATTCCAGAAGGTAAAACTACAGCAATAGTTGGAATGAGTGGGAGTGGTAAAACGACAATTCTAAAACTATTGTTGCGTTTTTACGAACCTCAGCGAGGCGAATTGAGGGTGGGCCAGATGAATTTAGATCAGATAGGCTTTAGGTTTTGGAGGGGGCAATGTGGAAGTGTTATGCAGGATGGCTTTATTTTTTCAGATAGCATTACCAGGAATATTGCTGTGGGAGATGAGCATCCAAATATCCGAAAGCTAAAACATGCAATCAAAATGGCAAACATTGAAGATTTTATCGACAGTCTCCCTCTTGGTCTCAATACAAAGATCGGACAGGAAGGAAATGGCATAAGCCAGGGCCAGAAGCAGCGAATTTTAATCGCGAGGGCAGTTTATAAAGATCCTGAATATATATTCTTTGATGAAGCAACCAACTCTTTAGACGCTAATAACGAAAAGGCAATAATGGAGAATCTAGAAAAATTTTTTCAGGGTCGAACAGTCGTAGTTGTAGCCCATCGCTTGAGTACGGTCAAAAATGCCGACAATATTGTGGTACTTGATAAGGGCAAAATAATTGAAGAAGGAACACATGAAATTTTGACGCAAAAAAAAGGGTCGTATTATAACTTGGTTAAAAATCAACTGGAACTTGGTAATTCGTAA
- a CDS encoding HlyD family efflux transporter periplasmic adaptor subunit, translating to MIESDVAENADSFLYNKEIRSEEIREIITAVPNWILRWGITLLFGILGFIFIGSAFIEYPDIVKVSLKVNSLNSPKPVLAKQNGKLATLLVHEGQMVKQDEALAYFETISAPVDVMKLSKLLQDIQNRLLTQQNKLAELPTNLNLGELQAAYQSFYQQYLQYKSTQNNGYYLKRIAFLQNDLRDISALRQQILKQKSVQLKEYANQELEYKAYQKLYKSNVISRSEFAQQENRYLSSKYPLQQTETSILYNSGSYSTKEKELLDLKHTINDEREKFAQSLQQCISETNSWIFKYIIRAPVSGKLSFAGIIQQNQNVLINQELFVINPGNSDFFGEVQIPQYNMGKIENGERALVKLRSYPFEQYGVIRGRLSRISDVAYRDSIFIAKITFDQVENKDQNRKIVLKNGMQGVAEIITEESSLLKRFFRNITKIIK from the coding sequence ATGATAGAATCAGATGTAGCTGAAAATGCAGACAGTTTTTTATATAACAAGGAAATCAGAAGCGAGGAGATTCGGGAAATCATAACAGCCGTGCCAAATTGGATTCTCCGATGGGGAATTACGCTTTTATTCGGAATCCTTGGTTTTATATTTATAGGATCTGCCTTTATTGAGTATCCAGACATCGTAAAGGTCAGTCTTAAAGTGAACAGTCTCAATTCTCCCAAACCGGTCTTAGCTAAGCAGAATGGCAAACTGGCAACTCTTCTTGTACATGAAGGGCAAATGGTGAAACAGGATGAGGCTTTAGCATACTTTGAAACCATTAGCGCGCCAGTTGATGTAATGAAGCTTAGCAAACTGCTTCAGGATATACAGAATAGACTCTTAACACAACAGAACAAACTGGCCGAGCTGCCTACTAATTTAAATCTAGGGGAGCTTCAGGCCGCTTATCAAAGCTTTTATCAACAATACTTACAATATAAATCAACTCAAAATAATGGTTATTATCTTAAAAGAATAGCCTTTCTCCAAAACGATCTCCGGGATATAAGTGCTTTGAGGCAACAAATTTTAAAACAAAAATCTGTACAGTTAAAAGAATACGCTAATCAAGAATTAGAATACAAAGCATATCAAAAACTATATAAAAGTAATGTTATTTCACGTAGTGAGTTTGCACAACAAGAGAACAGATACCTCTCATCAAAATATCCTTTACAACAGACCGAAACCTCTATTTTATATAATTCAGGAAGCTACAGCACTAAAGAAAAAGAGCTTTTAGACTTGAAGCATACCATAAATGATGAGAGAGAAAAATTTGCTCAATCATTACAACAATGTATCTCAGAAACCAATAGTTGGATATTTAAGTATATTATAAGAGCTCCGGTTTCTGGCAAATTAAGTTTCGCAGGCATCATTCAGCAAAATCAGAATGTTTTAATAAATCAGGAATTATTTGTTATAAATCCGGGCAATAGTGATTTTTTTGGTGAAGTACAGATCCCACAGTACAATATGGGGAAAATCGAGAATGGGGAAAGAGCGTTGGTGAAACTTCGAAGTTACCCATTTGAACAATATGGCGTGATCAGAGGTAGACTGTCGCGCATTTCAGATGTGGCTTATCGCGACAGTATTTTTATTGCAAAAATAACTTTTGATCAAGTTGAAAATAAGGATCAAAACCGAAAAATTGTACTGAAAAATGGCATGCAAGGTGTGGCGGAAATCATAACCGAGGAGAGTTCTCTTCTAAAACGTTTTTTTAGAAATATAACAAAAATTATAAAGTGA
- a CDS encoding glycosyltransferase family 32 protein — translation MLPKIIHHIVGPKQNKVVRQCLKSWRMLKTYGYEIKIWNDESILIFVRENYPFALQPILEARNHAEVADIARYLIIYHYGGHYYDWDIQLLDIPLFLGLSEKNRDGYLLEDPIDGSIASEAFCAKKNESYLYNVVEDITEIYDKGIRDSLQTFSYSGPYRMRDTLQKNKNSSQSVIPVKDVFLYDYREIKEMPNRIDSKPMIHYWLHSWL, via the coding sequence ATGCTCCCAAAAATTATCCACCACATCGTTGGCCCAAAGCAGAATAAAGTTGTCAGACAGTGTCTCAAATCATGGAGAATGCTTAAAACTTATGGTTATGAAATCAAAATTTGGAACGATGAGTCTATTTTAATATTCGTACGGGAAAATTATCCCTTTGCACTGCAACCGATATTAGAGGCTCGAAATCATGCCGAAGTAGCCGATATTGCCAGATACCTAATCATCTACCATTATGGGGGGCACTATTACGACTGGGATATACAGCTCCTTGATATCCCGCTCTTCCTAGGCTTAAGCGAAAAAAATCGAGATGGATACCTTTTAGAAGATCCTATTGACGGTAGCATTGCATCAGAAGCATTCTGTGCGAAAAAAAATGAATCATACCTTTATAATGTAGTTGAAGATATTACGGAGATATATGATAAAGGGATCCGCGATAGTTTACAGACCTTTAGCTATTCTGGGCCATACCGTATGAGGGATACGCTGCAAAAAAACAAAAATTCTTCTCAGAGTGTAATTCCTGTAAAAGACGTTTTTCTCTATGACTACCGGGAAATAAAAGAAATGCCGAATCGCATTGATTCCAAGCCAATGATCCATTATTGGCTGCACTCATGGCTTTAG